A single region of the Chiroxiphia lanceolata isolate bChiLan1 chromosome 20, bChiLan1.pri, whole genome shotgun sequence genome encodes:
- the NOS2 gene encoding nitric oxide synthase, inducible, translating to MLCPWQFVFKSRAAKSQYSGEKDFNNNVEKNRKIRGLEKDDAKLYDPSKKQIKELPVVTSAKAGEEGENFPQSDTKVSNQISRCPRHLRIRNLENGSSFLDTLHLTAKEVINCQTKACQGSLMTPKGQVRGTRDGPVPLEELLPQAIDFLKQYYSSFKESKMEEYPGRLETVTREIETTGTYHLTKDELTFAAKQAWRNAPRCIGRIQWSNLQVFDARDCKTAQEMFEHICRHIQYATNNGNIRSAITVFPQRTDGQHDFRVWNSQLIRYAGYRLPGGAVLGDPASAEFTQLCIELGWKPKYGRFDVLPLVLQANGQDPEIFEIPPEIVLEVPMEHPKYEWFKDLDLRWYALPAVSYMLLEAGGLEFTACPFNGWYMGTEIGVRDFCDVQRYNILKEVGRRMGLETNKLSSLWKDRAVVEVNVAVLHSFQKQNVTILDHHSASESFLKYMQSEYRARGGCPADWVWIVPPMSGSITPVFHQEMVNYVLTPFYYYQVDAWKTHVWRDETRRPKKKEIKFSMLAKAVLFASSLMRQAMATRAKVTVIFATETGKSETLANTLCNLFNCAFNTRILCMDEYNICDLEKETLLLVVTSTFGNGDSPGNGKTLKNSLFTLKLLRKKIRYAVFGLGSSMYPEFCAFARAIDQKLAQLGASQLTPVGEGDELNGQEEAFRTWAVSAFKAACDIFNIRGGHSIQLPEIYTSEESWDPTSYRIVYDSQPMDLAKALASIHAKDIIPMKLKFRQNLQSLKSSRVTILVKLSCEANQEVHYLPGEHIGVFPGNQPELVHGIIARVHDAPPADQTIRLETCTDGGYWTSDRKIPACTLPEALTYLLDITTPPSQQLLKKLSQLVTAEGDRQRLEVLCQSTEEYNKWKFYNSPNILEVLEEFPSAEVSTAFLLTQLPFLKPRYYSVSSSCDMTAREIHLTVAVVNYRTRDGEGPLHHGVCSTWLNTIALDEPVLCFIRSADEFHLPEEPAQPCLLIGSGTGIAPFRSFWLQRLYDLEQRGIKGGDMTLLFGCRQPDLDHLYREETEEMKRKGVLKEVYTAYSRLPGQAKVYVQDVLQRQLEAVVCEVLQGQGHVYVCGDVRMAGDVARALRALIARALRLSQQQAQEYFFQLKSQKRYHEDIFGAVFPHEVKRALKPTS from the exons ATGCTGTGCCCCTGGCAGTTTGTGTTCAAATCTCGTGCTGCCAAGAGCCAGTACTCTGGAGAGAAGGATTTCAATAACAACGTGGAGAAAAATAGGAAGATCCGTGG CTTAGAAAAGGATGATGCCAAGTTGTATGATCCGAGCAAGAAGCAGATCAAGGAGCTGCCCGTCGTGACTTCGGCAAAGGccggggaggagggagag AACTTCCCTCAAAGTGATACCAAAGTTTCAAACCAAATATCAAGATGTCCAAGACATTTAAGAATAAGAAACTTGGAAAATGGATCCAGCTTTCTTGACACACTACACCTGACAGCAAAGGAG gTTATCAACTGCCAGACCAAAGCCTGCCAAGGGTCACTCATGACCCCAAAGGGCCAGGTGAGAGGTACCAGAGATGGGCCAGTTCCACTGGAAGAGCTTTTGCCTCAGGCAATTGACTTTCTCAAGCAGTACTACAGTTCATTTAAAGA ATCAAAAATGGAAGAATACCCAGGCCGGCTGGAAACAGTGACCAGGGAGATAGAAACTACAGGAACCTACCATCTGACAAAGGATGAGCTGACCTTTGCTGCCAAACAGGCCTGGAGGAATGCACCCAGGTGCATTGGGAGAATCCAGTGGTCCAATCTACAG GTGTTTGATGCACGGGACTGTaaaacagcacaggaaatgTTTGAGCATATCTGTCGTCATATTCAGTATGCCACAAACAATGGGAATATAAG ATCAGCCATCACGGTGTTCCCGCAGCGGACGGACGGGCAGCACGATTTCCGGGTGTGGAACAGCCAGCTGATCCGATACGCCGGGTACCGCCTGCCCGGGGGGGCCGTGCTGGGAGACCCTGCCAGTGCAGAGTTCACACAG ttgTGCATCGAGCTTGGGTGGAAGCCGAAATATGGCCGCTTTGATGTACTTCCACTTGTCCTCCAAGCAAACGGCCAAGAcccagaaatatttgaaatacctCCAGAAATTGTCCTTGAAGTGCCAATGGAGCATCCAAA ATATGAGTGGTTCAAGGACCTGGATCTGAGGTGGTATGCACTGCCTGCCGTGTCCTACATGCTGCTGGAGGCGGGGGGCCTGGAGTTCACGGCGTGCCCCTTCAACGGCTGGTACATGGGCACAGAGATAGGAGTGCGAGACTTCTGTGACGTGCAGCGCTACAACATCCTGAAG GAGGTAGGGAGGAGAATGGGActggaaacaaacaaactgtCATCGTTATGGAAGGACCGGGCTGTTGTAGAGGTCAATGTGGCTGTGCTTCATAGCTTCCAG AAGCAGAATGTGACTATCCTGGATCACCACTCGGCCTCCGAGTCCTTCCTGAAGTACATGCAGAGCGAGTACCGCGCGCGGGGCGGCTGCCCGGCCGACTGGGTGTGGATCGTGCCTCCCATGTCAGGCAGCATAACGCCCGTGTTCCACCAGGAGATGGTGAACTATGTCCTCACCCCCTTCTATTACTACCAG gtggaTGCATGGAAAACACATGTGTGGCGTGATGAGACCCGGAGgccaaagaaaaaagaaataaagtttagCATGCTGGCAAA GGCTGTACTCTTTGCATCCTCACTCATGCGACAAGCAATGGCCACCAGGGCCAAGGTCACTGTAATCTTTGCAACAGAGACGGGGAAATCAGAAACACTTGCCAACACCCTGTGCAACCTCTTCAACTGTGCCTTCAACACCAGG ATTCTGTGCATGGATGAGTACAATATTTGTgacctggaaaaagaaacacttctttTAGTGGTTACAAGCACTTTTGGAAATGGAGATTCTCCAGGTAACGGAAAG ACCTTGAAGAACTCCTTGTTCACACTGaaactgctgagaaaaaaaattag GTATgctgtgtttggtttggggtcCAGCATGTATCCAGAGTTCTGTGCCTTTGCTCGTGCCATTGACCAAAAACTGGCCCAGCTCGGGGCTTCCCAGCTCACTCCAGTCGGTGAAGGGGATGAACTCAATGGGCAAGAAGAAGCCTTTCGCACCTGGGCAGTCAGTGCTTTCAAG gCTGCCTGTGACATTTTTAACATCCGTGGAGGACACAGTATTCAGTTGCCTGAGATCTACACCTCTGAGGAAAGCTGGGATCCTACCAGTTACAGGATAGTGTATGACTCTCAGCCCATGGACCTGGCTAAAG CTCTTGCAAGCATTCATGCCAAGGATATAATTCCCATGAAGCTGAAATTCAGGCAGAATCTTCAAAGTTTAAAGTCCAG TCGTGTTACCATTCTGGTTAAACTCTCCTGTGAGGCTAATCAGGAAGTGCACTACCTGCCTGGAGAACACATCGGggttttcccaggcaaccagccAGAACTAGTCCATGGCATCATTGCACGTGTCCACGATGCCCCCCCAGCTGATCAGACTATCAGACTTGAAACCTGCACAGATG GTGGCTACTGGACCAGTGACAGAAAGATTCCAGCCTGCACACTCCCTGAGGCTTTGACATACTTGCTTGATATCACTACTCCACCCTCCCAACAACTGCTAAAGAAACTCTCCCAGCTGGTGACAGCAGAAGGAGACAGACAGAGGCTGGAAGTGTTGTGTCAG AGCACAGAAGAATACAATAAATGGAAGTTTTACAACAGCCCAAACATCCTGGAGGTCCTGGAGGAGTTTCCCTCTGCTGAGGTCTCCACAGCTTTCTTGCTGACTCAGCTGCCATTTCTGAAGCCCAGGTACTATTCTGTCAGCTCCTCCTGTGACATGACAGCCAGAGAGATTCATCTGACAGTTGCAGTTGTAAACTACAGGACGAGAG ATGGAGAGGGGCCTTTGCACCATGGAGTCTGCAGCACATGGCTGAATACAATAGCTCTTGATGAACCAGTTCTGTGCTTCATACGCAG tgcTGATGAATTCCATCTCCCAgaggagccagcccagccctgcctcctgATCGGCTCGGGAACAGGGATCGCTCCCTTCCGGAGCTTCTGGCTGCAGCGTCTCTATGACCTGGAGCAGAGAG GGATCAAAGGAGGGGACATGACATTGCTGTTTGGCTGCCGACAGCCAGACCTGGATCACCTCTACAGAGAGGAAACTGAGGAAATGAAGAGGAAGGGAGTCCTGAAAGAAGTCTACACAGCTTACTCCAGACTGCCTGGCCAAGCTAAA GTCTACGTTCAGGATGtcctgcagaggcagctggaggccGTGGTGTGTGAGgtgctgcagggccagggccaCGTGTACGTGTGCGGGGACGTGCGCATGGCCGGGGACGTGGCGCGGGCACTGCGCGCGCTCATCGCCAGGGCCCTGCggctcagccagcagcaggcacaggagtaCTTCTTCCAGCTCAAG aGCCAAAAGCGATACCATGAAGATATATTTGGGGCTGTGTTCCCACATGAAGTCAAAAGAGCTTTAAAACCCACCAGTTAA